The genomic interval TTTACCGGCACTTCCCCAGCAAATCGAAGATGTTTGAAGGCCTAATCGAATTTATTGAGGAAACTCTCTTCTCCAGAATTGGCCTGATACTTAGCGACGCGGATGCCGCCGAAGCCCGCTGTCAAAAAATATTTTTCCTGTTGCTCACCTTTACCGAGCGCAACCCCGGCATCACCCGCATATTGACCGGTGATGCCCTAACCGGCGAAACCGAGCGCTTGCATACCCGTGTGCAACAATTATTTGAGCGTATTGAAACGCAGATTAAACAAATATTACGCGAAGCGGAAATCCGCGAAGGCCTGCGCCCCAAACTACCCCTAACCGCTGCCGCAGGTTTATTAATGGCAACTGCGGAAGGGCGCATCGCCCAATTTGTGCGGTCTGGCTTTAAGCGCAAACCAACTGAGTTTTGGGGGGAGCAGTGGCCGGTATTGATGCAAGATTTTTTTTACGAGCCAATCGCCCAGTTGAATTAAATGTAAAAAAGGCCGCTCGAGCAGCCTTTTTTATTTCTTTGTGTGTATTAAGCTAAACCGCTCTTTATCCAACTCAAACTTTTCGGCAATATCTTCGTATTCCCATTCCCGCTGAATATATTTTTCACGGGTATCTTCGAGCTCCTGCTGCAAGCCCGCTAAGGTATCGTAAATCACCTGCGGCACCGGCTGGCCTCGACGCTCAAAACTCGCGCCTCTGCTGTATTCGCTCCGCACTTGCCCTTGTACCGTATTTAAATTGCTGATGAGGATAGACATACTGGCTTCAATATCGGCCAGCTTTCTCTGCTTAGCCGCCTCAATATCCTCCACCGTACTGTAACGGCGCAGCAGTGCGGCATCCCATTCATCTAGCTCTTGTTGCTCGGCTTTTTTCTCAGCCGCGCGCTCCGCTTCTTCACCGGTTAACGCCCGTGGAACTACCTTTAATACCACACCAGACAGGCTGACAA from Simiduia curdlanivorans carries:
- the slmA gene encoding nucleoid occlusion factor SlmA, whose protein sequence is MTNSSTKVSRRQQILESLAHMLETSPGARITTAALAKEVGVSEAALYRHFPSKSKMFEGLIEFIEETLFSRIGLILSDADAAEARCQKIFFLLLTFTERNPGITRILTGDALTGETERLHTRVQQLFERIETQIKQILREAEIREGLRPKLPLTAAAGLLMATAEGRIAQFVRSGFKRKPTEFWGEQWPVLMQDFFYEPIAQLN